A genomic stretch from Halichoerus grypus chromosome 5, mHalGry1.hap1.1, whole genome shotgun sequence includes:
- the YTHDF2 gene encoding YTH domain-containing family protein 2 — MSASSLLEQRPKGQGNKVQNGSVHQKDGLNDDDFEPYLSPQARPNNAYTAMSDSYLPSYYSPSIGFSYSLGEAAWSTGGDTAMPYLTSYGQLSNGEPHFLPDAMFGQPGALGSTPFLGQHGFNFFPSGIDFSAWGNNSSQGQSTQSSGYSSNYAYAPSSLGGAMIDGQSAFANETLNKAPGMNTIDQGMAALKLGSTEVASNVPKVVGSAVGSGSITGNIVASNSLPPATIAPPKPASWADIASKPAKQQPKLKTKNGIAGSSLPPPPIKHNMDIGTWDNKGPVAKAPSQALVQNIGQQPTQGSPQPVGQQANNSPPVAQASVGQQTQPLPPPPPQPAQLSVQQQATQPTRWVAPRNRGSGFGHNGVDGNGVGQSQAGSGSTPSEPHPVLEKLRSINNYNPKDFDWNLKHGRVFIIKSYSEDDIHRSIKYNIWCSTEHGNKRLDAAYRSMNGKGPVYLLFSVNGSGHFCGVAEMKSAVDYNTCAGVWSQDKWKGRFDVRWIFVKDVPNSQLRHIRLENNENKPVTNSRDTQEVPLEKAKQVLKIIASYKHTTSIFDDFSHYEKRQEEEESVKKERQGRGK, encoded by the exons ATGTCGGCTAGCAGCCTCTTGGAGCAG AGACCAAAAGGTCAAGGAAACAAAG tACAAAATGGATCTGTACATCAAAAGGATGGATTAAATGATGATGATTTTGAACCTTACTTGAGTCCACAGGCAAGGCCC aaTAATGCATATACTGCCATGTCAGATTCCTATTTACCCAGTTACTACAGTCCCTCCATTGGCTTCTCCTATTCTTTGGGTGAAGCCGCTTGGTCTACTGGGGGTGATACAGCCATGCCCTATCTAACTTCTTATGGACAGCTGAGCAACGGAGAGCCTCACTTCCTACCAGATGCAATGTTTGGACAACCAGGAGCCCTAGGTAGCACTCCATTTCTTGGTCAGCatggttttaatttctttcccagTGGGATTGACTTCTCAGCTTGGGGAAATAACAGTTCTCAGGGACAGTCTACTCAGAGCTCTGGATATAGTAGCAATTATGCTTATGCACCTAGCTCCTTAGGTGGAGCCATGATTGATGGACAGTCAGCTTTTGCCAATGAGACCCTCAATAAGGCTCCTGGCATGAATACTATAGACCAAGGGATGGCAGCACTGAAGTTGGGTAGCACAGAAGTTGCAAGCAATGTTCCAAAAGTTGTAGGTTCTGCAGTTGGTAGTGGGTCCATTACTGGTAACATCGTGGCTTCCAATAGTTTGCCTCCAGCTACCATTGCTCCTCCAAAACCAGCATCTTGGGCTGATATTGCTAGCAAGCCTGCGAAACAGCAACCTAAGTTGAAGACCAAGAATGGCATTGCAGGGTCAAGTCTTCCACCACCCCCAATAAAGCATAACATGGATATTGGAACTTGGGATAATAAGGGTCCTGTGGCAAAAGCCCCCTCACAGGCTTTGGTTCAGAATATAGGTCAGCAGCCAACCCAGGGGTCTCCTCAGCCTGTAGGTCAGCAGGCTAACAATAGCCCACCAGTGGCTCAGGCATCAGTGGGGCAACAGACACAGCCAttgcccccacctccaccacaGCCTGCCCAGCTCTCAGTCCAGCAACAGGCAACTCAGCCAACCCGCTGGGTAGCACCTCGGAACCGTGGCAGTGGGTTCGGTCATAATGGGGTGGATGGTAATGGAGTAGGACAGTCTCAGGCTGGATCTGGATCTACTCCTTCAGAACCTCACCCAGTGTTGGAGAAGCTGCGGTCCATTAATAACTATAACCCCAAGGATTTTGACTGGAATCTGAAACATGGCCGGGTTTTCATCATTAAGAGCTACTCTGAGGACGATATCCACCGTTCCATTAAGTATAATATCTGGTGCAGCACAGAGCACGGTAACAAGAGACTGGATGCTGCTTATCGCTCCATGAACGGGAAAGGCCCCGTTTACTTACTTTTCAGTGTCAACGGCAGTGGACACTTCTGTGGCGTTGCAGAAATGAAATCTGCTGTGGACTACAACACATGTGCAGGTGTGTGGTCCCAGGACAAATGGAAGGGTCGTTTTGATGTCAGGTGGATTTTTGTGAAGGACGTTCCCAATAGCCAGCTGCGACACATTCGCCTAGAGAACAACGAGAATAAACCAGTGACCAACTCCAGGGACACTCAGGAAGTGCCTCTGGAAAAGGCTAAGCAGGTGTTGAAAATCATAGCCAGCTACAAGCACACCACTTCGATTTTTGATGACTTCTCACACTATGAGAAACgccaggaggaagaagaaagtgttAAAAAG